From one Deinococcus sp. QL22 genomic stretch:
- a CDS encoding type II toxin-antitoxin system VapC family toxin — protein sequence MTQASPLFLDTSALLRAYLTKDQFHTQVQTAIAQAEPVVVSGLAHPELVAALTQRQHRDHAGRLGAGQVNALLEQFRADWDTLYVVPVDEALLLEASALVIRQATFGLRAMDAIHVASALLAAEAFEGLRFLTFDARQRQAAQAEGLILFPES from the coding sequence TTGACCCAAGCGTCCCCGCTGTTTCTGGATACCTCAGCCTTGCTGCGGGCTTACCTGACCAAAGATCAGTTCCATACCCAGGTGCAAACCGCTATCGCGCAGGCCGAACCTGTGGTGGTCAGCGGACTGGCCCATCCCGAACTGGTGGCCGCGCTGACCCAGCGTCAACACCGTGACCATGCTGGACGGCTGGGAGCAGGCCAGGTCAACGCCTTGTTGGAACAGTTCCGAGCAGACTGGGACACCCTCTATGTCGTGCCAGTCGATGAAGCCCTGCTGTTGGAAGCGTCTGCATTGGTCATCCGTCAGGCGACATTCGGCCTGCGAGCGATGGACGCCATACATGTGGCGAGCGCCCTGCTCGCGGCAGAGGCTTTTGAGGGCCTGCGCTTCTTGACCTTTGATGCTCGTCAGCGGCAGGCTGCCCAAGCCGAGGGATTGATCCTCTTTCCAGAAAGCTAA
- a CDS encoding helix-turn-helix domain-containing protein has protein sequence MPAEPLEESLFLREAQIMLGERIKQLREGRGWSQDTFAHLAGLNRAYPHRLETAKVDMRFTTLLKIARVFGLSPAEFMQFDDVGQCPQRQPSEQ, from the coding sequence ATGCCAGCAGAGCCACTAGAAGAGAGTCTTTTCCTGCGTGAAGCGCAAATCATGCTGGGCGAGCGCATCAAGCAGTTGCGCGAGGGGCGGGGATGGAGCCAGGACACCTTTGCTCATCTCGCTGGTCTCAACCGGGCCTACCCCCACCGCCTGGAGACGGCCAAAGTGGATATGCGTTTCACTACCCTACTGAAAATTGCCCGGGTCTTTGGCCTCTCACCGGCAGAATTTATGCAATTCGATGATGTTGGGCAGTGCCCTCAAAGGCAGCCCTCTGAGCAGTGA
- a CDS encoding helix-turn-helix transcriptional regulator, with amino-acid sequence MGLQMNLGAYLERRGITAYRLVKATEGRLAAATVYGLAARPAQRIDLATVGTVLEALSELTGSPVQVQDVLETLDAEGDQRREEARRRIAAPRRAGKAQGSAAPAPEGEWSVPDQLAEMRGRDL; translated from the coding sequence ATGGGTCTGCAAATGAATTTGGGAGCGTACCTGGAGCGCCGGGGCATTACCGCCTACCGCCTAGTCAAGGCCACCGAAGGGCGGTTGGCTGCGGCCACAGTCTACGGACTGGCCGCCAGACCAGCCCAGCGCATCGACCTCGCCACAGTCGGCACAGTGTTGGAGGCTCTATCCGAACTCACGGGTTCCCCTGTGCAGGTACAGGACGTCCTGGAAACCCTGGACGCCGAGGGAGATCAGCGCCGCGAGGAGGCTCGCCGCCGCATCGCCGCGCCCCGCAGGGCAGGCAAAGCGCAGGGCAGCGCTGCGCCTGCCCCCGAAGGTGAATGGAGCGTGCCCGACCAACTGGCCGAGATGCGTGGGCGTGACCTTTGA